One window of Papaver somniferum cultivar HN1 chromosome 9, ASM357369v1, whole genome shotgun sequence genomic DNA carries:
- the LOC113313877 gene encoding uncharacterized protein LOC113313877 isoform X3, protein MMNTGFVDNAFRPLDLGNFPPWHITVTVAGGETRHINIPYPMTNNVIGLPLSLGVPEVIAGRYEVLLRMVQGMRDLITGIVRDLAQCQQDAAHFREDAARFRQDAIRFKQDAARCLQDANRYYCELEKLKFRMGGKVVVSKVLMSPVSSSKKRKLGTEESGLSETQEVCIEKPEHLPPPKSKDWPSIQESVIEKNMVESDEVPRREDVQTEKVEFVAGVVPIRESVDASTICTSANCLNVDSWSTLSNLNSIDVTPSLVASTIVSGQGEDEGFEYAENLKSDDLPLTSVKHSQGENVPTYVHTEQVASVAGVMLVEEPVDATMISTSVNCLTADCTTLTISTPICTAPTLIESTSVSSRVGDEWHEDVENLKLDALPLASVKRSRSEDVPTSASLICSDVRTEQVASVAGALVVWEPVDATMTSTSANCQTGSQKYMQICIRRSLASMGIWRLKRSSGPMMTYYLQLLLA, encoded by the exons ATGATGAATACTGGGTTTGTAGACAATGCATTTCGTCCTTTAGATCTAGGCAATTTTCCTCCCTGGCAtatcactgttactgttgctggCGGGGAGACACGTCATATCAACATCCCATATCCGATGACTAACAATGTGATTGGTCTTCCTCTTAGTTTGGGTGTTCCTGAG GTAATAGCTGGCCGTTATGAAGTGTTGCTACGTATGGTGCAGGGTATGAGAGATCTCATTACTGGCATAGTTCGAGATTTAGCTCAATGCCAGCAGGATGCAGCTCACTTCAGGGAGGATGCAGCTCGCTTTAGGCAGGATGCAATTCGTTTTAAGCAGGATGCAGCTCGCTGTCTCCAGGATGCAAACCGTTACTATTGTGAGCTTGAGAAGTTGAAGTTCAGAATGGGTGGTAAAGTGGTGGTTTCTAAGGTCTTAATG TCTCCGGTTTCTTCATCAAAAAAGAGGAAGTTGGGTACAGAGGAATCTGGCCTTAGTGAAACACAGGAAGTTTGTATTGAGAAACCTGAGCACCTGCCTCCACCAAAATCCAAAGATTGGCCTTCCATCCAGGAATCTGTTATAGAAAAGAATATGGTTGAGTCGGATGAGGTGCCCCGACGCGAAGATGTCCAAACTGAGAAGGTTGAATTCGTTGCAGGGGTTGTGCCTATCAGGGAATCTGTTGATGCTTCAACAATATGTACCTCAGCCAACTGCCTGAATGTTGACTCCTGGTCAACATTAAGTAATTTGAATTCCATAGATGTCACTCCTTCCCTCGTAGCTTCAACAATTGTTTCAGGTCAAGGGGAAGATGAAGGGTTTGAATATGCAGAGAACTTAAAGTCAGATGACTTACCCCTTACTAGTGTGAAGCATTCGCAGGGTGAAAATGTCCCCACTTATGTGCACACTGAGCAGGTTGCATCCGTTGCAGGGGTTATGCTTGTTGAGGAACCTGTTGATGCTACAATGATCTCTACGTCCGTCAATTGCCTGACTGCTGACTGCACAACATTAACTATTTCGACTCCTATATGTACCGCTCCTACCCTCATAGAGTCCACAAGCGTTTCTAGTCGAGTGGGAGATGAATGGCATGAGGATGTGGAGAACTTGAAGTTGGATGCCTTACCCCTTGCTAGTGTGAAGCGTTCTAGGAGCGAAGATGTTCCCACAAGTGCATCACTAATTTGTTCTGATGTGCGAACTGAGCAGGTTGCATCCGTTGCAGGGGCACTTGTCGTTTGGGAACCTGTTGATGCTACAATGACCTCTACCTCCGCCAATTGCCAGACTG GATCCCAAAAGTATATGCAGATTTGTATAAGAAGATCTTTAGCAAGCATGGGCATATGGCGACTAAAAAGGTCATCAGGTCCAATGATGACATACTACTTGCAGCTGTTACTAGCTTGA
- the LOC113313877 gene encoding uncharacterized protein LOC113313877 isoform X1: MMNTGFVDNAFRPLDLGNFPPWHITVTVAGGETRHINIPYPMTNNVIGLPLSLGVPEVIAGRYEVLLRMVQGMRDLITGIVRDLAQCQQDAAHFREDAARFRQDAIRFKQDAARCLQDANRYYCELEKLKFRMGGKVVVSKVLMSPVSSSKKRKLGTEESGLSETQEVCIEKPEHLPPPKSKDWPSIQESVIEKNMVESDEVPRREDVQTEKVEFVAGVVPIRESVDASTICTSANCLNVDSWSTLSNLNSIDVTPSLVASTIVSGQGEDEGFEYAENLKSDDLPLTSVKHSQGENVPTYVHTEQVASVAGVMLVEEPVDATMISTSVNCLTADCTTLTISTPICTAPTLIESTSVSSRVGDEWHEDVENLKLDALPLASVKRSRSEDVPTSASLICSDVRTEQVASVAGALVVWEPVDATMTSTSANCQTGNFTALTISTPADNTLPLIVPTSVSSRVGDEWFENVDNFRIPKVYADLYKKIFSKHGHMATKKVIRSNDDILLAAVTSLMKIVSRMETIRGVDLSVKLIESWEGHIGDAETLQFNIKWLREIFTKLKNSWKSSFKIDKEVEIREQVLDATQVEYAGLRSRKDELETELLEVTMKIREFEGKISSEREAIQVKMAEKNIFLFKPVLGNLFNLEITN, from the exons ATGATGAATACTGGGTTTGTAGACAATGCATTTCGTCCTTTAGATCTAGGCAATTTTCCTCCCTGGCAtatcactgttactgttgctggCGGGGAGACACGTCATATCAACATCCCATATCCGATGACTAACAATGTGATTGGTCTTCCTCTTAGTTTGGGTGTTCCTGAG GTAATAGCTGGCCGTTATGAAGTGTTGCTACGTATGGTGCAGGGTATGAGAGATCTCATTACTGGCATAGTTCGAGATTTAGCTCAATGCCAGCAGGATGCAGCTCACTTCAGGGAGGATGCAGCTCGCTTTAGGCAGGATGCAATTCGTTTTAAGCAGGATGCAGCTCGCTGTCTCCAGGATGCAAACCGTTACTATTGTGAGCTTGAGAAGTTGAAGTTCAGAATGGGTGGTAAAGTGGTGGTTTCTAAGGTCTTAATG TCTCCGGTTTCTTCATCAAAAAAGAGGAAGTTGGGTACAGAGGAATCTGGCCTTAGTGAAACACAGGAAGTTTGTATTGAGAAACCTGAGCACCTGCCTCCACCAAAATCCAAAGATTGGCCTTCCATCCAGGAATCTGTTATAGAAAAGAATATGGTTGAGTCGGATGAGGTGCCCCGACGCGAAGATGTCCAAACTGAGAAGGTTGAATTCGTTGCAGGGGTTGTGCCTATCAGGGAATCTGTTGATGCTTCAACAATATGTACCTCAGCCAACTGCCTGAATGTTGACTCCTGGTCAACATTAAGTAATTTGAATTCCATAGATGTCACTCCTTCCCTCGTAGCTTCAACAATTGTTTCAGGTCAAGGGGAAGATGAAGGGTTTGAATATGCAGAGAACTTAAAGTCAGATGACTTACCCCTTACTAGTGTGAAGCATTCGCAGGGTGAAAATGTCCCCACTTATGTGCACACTGAGCAGGTTGCATCCGTTGCAGGGGTTATGCTTGTTGAGGAACCTGTTGATGCTACAATGATCTCTACGTCCGTCAATTGCCTGACTGCTGACTGCACAACATTAACTATTTCGACTCCTATATGTACCGCTCCTACCCTCATAGAGTCCACAAGCGTTTCTAGTCGAGTGGGAGATGAATGGCATGAGGATGTGGAGAACTTGAAGTTGGATGCCTTACCCCTTGCTAGTGTGAAGCGTTCTAGGAGCGAAGATGTTCCCACAAGTGCATCACTAATTTGTTCTGATGTGCGAACTGAGCAGGTTGCATCCGTTGCAGGGGCACTTGTCGTTTGGGAACCTGTTGATGCTACAATGACCTCTACCTCCGCCAATTGCCAGACTGGTAATTTCACAGCATTAACTATTTCGACTCCTGCTGATAACACTCTTCCCCTCATAGTGCCTACAAGTGTATCTAGTCGAGTGGGGGATGAATGGTTTGAAAATGTGGACAATTTCAGGATCCCAAAAGTATATGCAGATTTGTATAAGAAGATCTTTAGCAAGCATGGGCATATGGCGACTAAAAAGGTCATCAGGTCCAATGATGACATACTACTTGCAGCTGTTACTAGCTTGATGAAGATTGTCTCTAGGATGGAAACTATACGGGGCGTGGATTTGAGTGTAAAGCTGATAGAAAGTTGGGAAGGACACATTGGAGATGCTGAGACCTTGCAATTTAATATCAAGTGGCTTCGTGAGATATTCACTAAACTCAAAAACTCTTGGAAGTCGTCTTTCAAGATAGATAAAGAAGTTGAAATCCGTGAACAAGTATTGGATGCAACACAGGTGGAGTATGCTGGTCTTCGTTCAAGAAAAGACGAACTTGAGACGGAACTTCTGGAGGTGACTATGAAAATTAGGGAATTTGAAGGTAAGATTTCATCTGAACGCGAAGCTATCCAAGTAAAGATGGCAGAGAAAAACATATTTTTGTTTAAGCCTGTTCTGGGGAATTTGTTTAATCTGGAGATTACAAATTGA
- the LOC113313877 gene encoding uncharacterized protein LOC113313877 isoform X2 produces the protein MMNTGFVDNAFRPLDLGNFPPWHITVTVAGGETRHINIPYPMTNNVIGLPLSLGVPEGMRDLITGIVRDLAQCQQDAAHFREDAARFRQDAIRFKQDAARCLQDANRYYCELEKLKFRMGGKVVVSKVLMSPVSSSKKRKLGTEESGLSETQEVCIEKPEHLPPPKSKDWPSIQESVIEKNMVESDEVPRREDVQTEKVEFVAGVVPIRESVDASTICTSANCLNVDSWSTLSNLNSIDVTPSLVASTIVSGQGEDEGFEYAENLKSDDLPLTSVKHSQGENVPTYVHTEQVASVAGVMLVEEPVDATMISTSVNCLTADCTTLTISTPICTAPTLIESTSVSSRVGDEWHEDVENLKLDALPLASVKRSRSEDVPTSASLICSDVRTEQVASVAGALVVWEPVDATMTSTSANCQTGNFTALTISTPADNTLPLIVPTSVSSRVGDEWFENVDNFRIPKVYADLYKKIFSKHGHMATKKVIRSNDDILLAAVTSLMKIVSRMETIRGVDLSVKLIESWEGHIGDAETLQFNIKWLREIFTKLKNSWKSSFKIDKEVEIREQVLDATQVEYAGLRSRKDELETELLEVTMKIREFEGKISSEREAIQVKMAEKNIFLFKPVLGNLFNLEITN, from the exons ATGATGAATACTGGGTTTGTAGACAATGCATTTCGTCCTTTAGATCTAGGCAATTTTCCTCCCTGGCAtatcactgttactgttgctggCGGGGAGACACGTCATATCAACATCCCATATCCGATGACTAACAATGTGATTGGTCTTCCTCTTAGTTTGGGTGTTCCTGAG GGTATGAGAGATCTCATTACTGGCATAGTTCGAGATTTAGCTCAATGCCAGCAGGATGCAGCTCACTTCAGGGAGGATGCAGCTCGCTTTAGGCAGGATGCAATTCGTTTTAAGCAGGATGCAGCTCGCTGTCTCCAGGATGCAAACCGTTACTATTGTGAGCTTGAGAAGTTGAAGTTCAGAATGGGTGGTAAAGTGGTGGTTTCTAAGGTCTTAATG TCTCCGGTTTCTTCATCAAAAAAGAGGAAGTTGGGTACAGAGGAATCTGGCCTTAGTGAAACACAGGAAGTTTGTATTGAGAAACCTGAGCACCTGCCTCCACCAAAATCCAAAGATTGGCCTTCCATCCAGGAATCTGTTATAGAAAAGAATATGGTTGAGTCGGATGAGGTGCCCCGACGCGAAGATGTCCAAACTGAGAAGGTTGAATTCGTTGCAGGGGTTGTGCCTATCAGGGAATCTGTTGATGCTTCAACAATATGTACCTCAGCCAACTGCCTGAATGTTGACTCCTGGTCAACATTAAGTAATTTGAATTCCATAGATGTCACTCCTTCCCTCGTAGCTTCAACAATTGTTTCAGGTCAAGGGGAAGATGAAGGGTTTGAATATGCAGAGAACTTAAAGTCAGATGACTTACCCCTTACTAGTGTGAAGCATTCGCAGGGTGAAAATGTCCCCACTTATGTGCACACTGAGCAGGTTGCATCCGTTGCAGGGGTTATGCTTGTTGAGGAACCTGTTGATGCTACAATGATCTCTACGTCCGTCAATTGCCTGACTGCTGACTGCACAACATTAACTATTTCGACTCCTATATGTACCGCTCCTACCCTCATAGAGTCCACAAGCGTTTCTAGTCGAGTGGGAGATGAATGGCATGAGGATGTGGAGAACTTGAAGTTGGATGCCTTACCCCTTGCTAGTGTGAAGCGTTCTAGGAGCGAAGATGTTCCCACAAGTGCATCACTAATTTGTTCTGATGTGCGAACTGAGCAGGTTGCATCCGTTGCAGGGGCACTTGTCGTTTGGGAACCTGTTGATGCTACAATGACCTCTACCTCCGCCAATTGCCAGACTGGTAATTTCACAGCATTAACTATTTCGACTCCTGCTGATAACACTCTTCCCCTCATAGTGCCTACAAGTGTATCTAGTCGAGTGGGGGATGAATGGTTTGAAAATGTGGACAATTTCAGGATCCCAAAAGTATATGCAGATTTGTATAAGAAGATCTTTAGCAAGCATGGGCATATGGCGACTAAAAAGGTCATCAGGTCCAATGATGACATACTACTTGCAGCTGTTACTAGCTTGATGAAGATTGTCTCTAGGATGGAAACTATACGGGGCGTGGATTTGAGTGTAAAGCTGATAGAAAGTTGGGAAGGACACATTGGAGATGCTGAGACCTTGCAATTTAATATCAAGTGGCTTCGTGAGATATTCACTAAACTCAAAAACTCTTGGAAGTCGTCTTTCAAGATAGATAAAGAAGTTGAAATCCGTGAACAAGTATTGGATGCAACACAGGTGGAGTATGCTGGTCTTCGTTCAAGAAAAGACGAACTTGAGACGGAACTTCTGGAGGTGACTATGAAAATTAGGGAATTTGAAGGTAAGATTTCATCTGAACGCGAAGCTATCCAAGTAAAGATGGCAGAGAAAAACATATTTTTGTTTAAGCCTGTTCTGGGGAATTTGTTTAATCTGGAGATTACAAATTGA